The genomic segment GCCGCCGCGCCGTCGCCCAATTCACGGTATCTCTCCATGACCGCTTTTATGTCGGCTGCGTTGTCTTTCGATGCATAGATCATGTCCGAGACGATATCGAGGCTTTTTGCCACGGTGGCGATAACTGCGGCCAATTGGATCAATTGTGACCGCACGGGGTCGGATACAAAAATTAGGGAACAAATGGGGATCATGATAGTAAGGGCCGTCTGTTCCCAGCCGAGGTTCATGTACGACCTTTTGACCTGTTGGGACTCCTTGGCCAAAATCGCAGCAATTTCGGCATCGCATTCGGACATATCCGCCGTGCGGGTAACTTGCAGATTATTTTGCTTGTTGTAGGCGTCGGCGGCGTCGCCCACCCATCCGCCCCACGCCTGCGCAGCGGCGGCCGCGAGTGATTCACCCGCTGCATCAAAGTCGCCCTTGGCGGTGTTGTATTCCTTTCCGCTATCGGTAGCCTTCATGTAAAGCAGCTGAAGGGCCATGATGTAAATGATGCCGGCCCAGAGGATCTTCGTTTCTACTTTAAAAGCCTCTTGGTTTGCTTTACTGCCCTTGTACCGGTAGGCCGCATACGCCAGGAATCCACCCGAGTTTACTAGGCCCTGCACGCCTTTTTCGTAGTCCCCTTGAGTGAAAGCCGGAATAGAACCAACGGCCGCGAAAGGCCCCTTGGCCCAATCTGATATTTCAGGCATGGCCGCGTACTCCTGTGTCGCTGCTCGCGCGCATTGATGGCTGATTAGTAGGCTAGCAGGGTAGCGACCCGTCGCAATGCACGAATTTGGCAATGCGCCAGCGGGTTTGACCGGTGAACGCCCGCACGTAACCGTGCCGCCGCGGCACGCTCAGCTCGTGTTCAACTTCGACCCCTTTCCACTCCTGTTTTATTCGACGTGATTCCCACCGTCTCGGCGGCCTCGCCGTGAAATCCGGCGTTGGCCCTGCGGCGTCGATCCGTCGGATCCGATGTCGGCGTTGATGTTTCGGTTGTTGATCATGTCCTGGGCATGCCATCGCGCGACGATCGAGGGGTAGCACGCGCGGGGCCGGCGCCGTGCCGGGGCAGAAACGACGGATAGCAAACCGCCGCGATTGTCAATCGCACATCCCCACGACGGTGTTCGCAACCGTGCACGTCAAGCGGTCCCGCCGTACCGTCAGGCAACGACGGTAGATGGGGCACAAGCATGGTGGACGTATCGATTGTCGAGACCTCCGGGCTGGGCGATCGCAGCTATCTGGTGAGTGACGGCGAGGTCGCCGTCGTCATCGACCCTCAGCGCGATATCGATCGCGTGCTGGAGCTTGTCGGCGACGCGCGGATCACGCATGTCCTCGAGACACACGTCCACAACGACTACGTGACCGGCGGACTCGCGCTTTCCGCGGCGACCGGAGCCGAATACGTTCTTCCGGCCGGCGAAGACGTCGAATTCTCTTGCCGCGCAGCCAGTGACGGCGACCGCATCGATACCGGCGGAATTCACCTGGAAACCCTGTTCACTCCGGGGCACACACACCATCACGTCAGCTACGTGCTCCGCGACGAATCCGGGGACACCCTCGGCGTATTCAGCGGGGGGTCGATGCTCTTCGGCAGCACCGGAAGAACGGACCTGCTCGGCGACGAGCACACCGAGGAATTGACTCGGCTGCAATACCATTCGGTTCGACGCCTCGCCGATGAGCTGCCCCCATCGACGCCCGTCTACCCCACTCACGGATTCGGCAGCTTCTGCTCGGCCGCACCCACCGACGGCAACGATTCCACCATCGGAGATCAACGTGGCAAGAATCCCGCGCTGACGCAGGATGAGCAGGACTATGTGGACAACCTGCTCGATGGTCTGGCCGACTTCCCGGCTTACTACGCACACATGGGTGTGATCAATCGGAACGGCCCTGCGGCAGCTGATCTTTCGCCGCTCACGCCGGTCGAACCAGGTGGGCTGCGCAGGCGAATCGACGCCGGTGAATGGGTCGTCGACCTACGCAACCGCACCGCGTTCGCGGCTGGACATCTCTCGGGCACATACGGCTTCGAGCTGTCCGGCTCGTTCGTCAACTATCTGGGCTGGCTCTACAGTTGGGGCGCGCCGCTGACCCTGATCGGCGACGACGCCAAGCAGATCGCCGAGGCGCAGCGTGAACTTTCCCGCATCGGCGTCGATCACCTCACCGGCAGCGCCAGCGGCGACATCCGCGAGCTCGCCGGTGCAGCGGACCTGCGGAGCTACCGCGTCGCCGACTTCGGCGAACTTGCCGGCGTGCTCGACCGGGTTCTGGTGCTGGACGTGCGCCAGCGGGGGGAATTCGAGCGCGGTCATGTGCGCGGCGCGCTCAATGTCGCACTGCACCAACTGACCGGACGCATTACCGAAATCCCGCCCGACCGCGAGGTC from the Mycobacterium lentiflavum genome contains:
- a CDS encoding EspA/EspE family type VII secretion system effector, giving the protein MPEISDWAKGPFAAVGSIPAFTQGDYEKGVQGLVNSGGFLAYAAYRYKGSKANQEAFKVETKILWAGIIYIMALQLLYMKATDSGKEYNTAKGDFDAAGESLAAAAAQAWGGWVGDAADAYNKQNNLQVTRTADMSECDAEIAAILAKESQQVKRSYMNLGWEQTALTIMIPICSLIFVSDPVRSQLIQLAAVIATVAKSLDIVSDMIYASKDNAADIKAVMERYRELGDGAAASLQAVRPGTIAQDAMAFAAPSTVGQFDTLNGAASFTASSSVSPRPDVPGSRGGSVENTGASATSGSAPESESEIAIPSPYAMPTMSQVATRPSRASTQDAQSGDSTAHSPASAEAVVAENEAAAGAEGAERAPIDIASGATDPARPPQSNFSQ
- a CDS encoding MBL fold metallo-hydrolase, producing MDVSIVETSGLGDRSYLVSDGEVAVVIDPQRDIDRVLELVGDARITHVLETHVHNDYVTGGLALSAATGAEYVLPAGEDVEFSCRAASDGDRIDTGGIHLETLFTPGHTHHHVSYVLRDESGDTLGVFSGGSMLFGSTGRTDLLGDEHTEELTRLQYHSVRRLADELPPSTPVYPTHGFGSFCSAAPTDGNDSTIGDQRGKNPALTQDEQDYVDNLLDGLADFPAYYAHMGVINRNGPAAADLSPLTPVEPGGLRRRIDAGEWVVDLRNRTAFAAGHLSGTYGFELSGSFVNYLGWLYSWGAPLTLIGDDAKQIAEAQRELSRIGVDHLTGSASGDIRELAGAADLRSYRVADFGELAGVLDRVLVLDVRQRGEFERGHVRGALNVALHQLTGRITEIPPDREVWIHCASGYRASIAAALLDRHDLRVVLIDDDFSNAEKIGIPRPAGEAGKNSF